DNA sequence from the Streptomyces sp. NBC_01497 genome:
GCAAGAGGAGCACCCGGCCCCCGCGAGGCGTGCTCCTCTTGCTGTTCGGCGGAACGCCGCCCCAAAGTCGCGCCGCTCAGCGGCCCCTTCTTCACGCTGTGAGGCGCTCCGCCAGTACTAGAGGCTCCCCCTTTTTTTCCTAAGTGGGGAACGCTGCGTCACCTGCGTCACCAACCTCCGAAAAAGGGTCCTTGAGCTGCGCATACAGGGGTGACGCAGAACGTCGATGTCTGCGTCACCCCGCGTCACCTGCGTCACCGATGACGGAGAGCCTGCGTCACCGATGACGCACCATCGATCCGCTGCGTCACCCAAAACCCGCAGGTCAGAAGCCTGAATGACGCAGGTGACGCAGGTGACGCAGAAATCTGCACCTCGGACAGACACGCCCCCGGAAAGTGTCACTCTCCCCCAAGCCCGAAGCCTCGAAGGAGTCGCACCGTGGCACGCCCCCAGATGCTCAAACTCCCCGAAGTCCTCACCGAGATCGGCATGAGCCGCGCCGCCTTCTACCGCATGCGCGCCCGCGGCAAGGCACCGCGCATCATCAAGCTCCCCAACGGCCAGCTCCGCGTTCGCCGGAGCGACCTTGACACGTGGCTGACCGGCTGCGAAGAACTCGCCGCCTGACCTGACCATCCGCACAACCGAGGGGCCCGCCGCAACGGCGGGCCCCTCGCCCATGGAGAGACATGCTCACCTACGACGTTGACATCTGGTCCATCCGCAATCGCAAGGGTCGGCCAAAGCCGTTCGAGCTGCGATGGCGCGTCGGTTCCCGCGCTCATTCCCGGAGCTTCAAACTCAAGACCCAAGCGGAGGGGCGAAGTTCGCAACTCATGGGGGCGCTGCGGGCCCGGGAACAGTTCGATGAGGCCACCGGCCTGCCCGCGGCTGAACTCGCCGCGCTGAATTCTCCGACCTGGTTCGAGCACGCCAAGGCGTACGCCCTGATGAAGTGGCCCAAGGCTGCGGCCAAGCACAGAGCGAGCATCGCTGAAGCCCTGGCCACCATCACGCCCGCACTCGTCACCAGCTTTCGCGGTGCACCGGAACCCAAGGTGCAGCGTGAAGCGTTGTACGCGTGGGCATTCCGTGCGATCCGGCGCGAGGACGGAACGATGGTCTGTCGAGCGGACGACCAGGAACCCCCGGCCGAAGTGGCGGCGGCGCTGGAATGGCTCGCGCAGAACTCCATGAAAGTGACCGAGGCGGCCCGCCCGGAGAACCTCCGGACCGCACTCAACGCGCTCTCCCTAAAGTTGAACGGCGCCCCGGCCGCGGACAACACCGTCCACCGCAAGCGCATGGTGCTGAGCAATGCCCTTCGCTATGCCGTAGAGCGCGACATCGTCCAGGTCAACCCGTTGGCCCGCGTCGATTGGTCAGCCCCGGACAAGGATGACGAGATTGACTTCCGCTACGTCCCGGGTCCGAAGCAGACGGCATCCCTCATCGCCGCAGTTCGCGAGCAGGGGACGCGCGGCGAGCATCTGGCCCCGTTCTTCGGGTGCCTGTACTACGCGGCCATGCGCCCCTCGGAAATCGCGGATCTGCGCGAGGGGGATTGCCACCTGCCGGCCACCGGGTGGGGCGAACTCACCCTCGGTGGCAGCCGCCCCGAAGTCGGCGCCGGATGGACGGACGATGGCTCCTCGTACGAGCAGCGCGGACTCAAGCGCAGGGCTCGGAAAGCGACTCGCCCCGTGCCGATTCCCCCCGTACTTGTCGGTACGCTGCGGGACCACATCGCTCGATACGGAACTGCGGCTGACGGACGCATCTTCAGCGCCGTACGAGGCGGTCGCGTCTCATCCACCGAGTACTCCGGAGTCTGGGACGCGGCGCGCGAGGCGGCCCTGTCCCCAGCTGAAGCGGCGTCCCCGCTCGCGGACGTCCCCTACTCGCTGCGCCACGCAGGCGTGTCCCTGTGGATCAACGCGGGTGTCGACCCGGTCGAGGTCGCGCGTCGCGCCGGCCACAGCATCGCCGTGCTGTTCCGCTTCTACGCCAAGATCCTGCGTGGGCAGCAGGCCCGAGCCAATCAGCTCATCGACCAGCGGCTGAGCAGCGAAGACGAGGGGTGATCCTGGCCCACACATGGCCCACACGCACTGATCAAACCCGGGATTGACGCGGCCCGGGTGAGACAGAGTGAGCACGAAGGGCACGGCACCCATCGGGTGCCGTGCCCTGTGACCTGCACGTTCTCTGACCTGGCGGTGGGTGTGGGATTTGAACCCACGGTGACATTGCTGCCACGACGGTTTTCAAGAGGATCCAGCGGAACACCTCTCCGATGCTCTGAGCAGGCCGAACGAGCTGTCACCGGCTTTGTCCCCCGTAGCCGGGGGACACCTGGGGGAAGCGGCGGCGATGACGTGCACGGTGGTCGCTGGGCCCACGGCATTGATCAGGTGCGACTGACAGTGACTTCCGATCGATGCCCGGGAACCTCACTGTCGGACGTCAGCTGAGGCCCTACGGATTACCCCAGTCCACGACGCGTAGCCCGGCGCGTCTCAACTGTTCTTCTGTGATTTCGAGTCGTTGGACAGGGGTCTTGTCGTGGCGTGCGAGCCAGCGTGTTCGCCGGGCCCGTTCCCTAGGGCCTAGTGAGTTCCAGTCGTCGTAGTAGAGGCCTGCTCGGGCGGTGGATCCGGCCTCGTGGGTAGCCTGCTGCACGAAAGGGAATTCGTGGGGGCTGCACTGCAGCGTGATCAGGGCCCATGCTGTCGTGTAGTCGAGGGATGGGCCGTGCCGACGCACGAGGCAATGGGCGCGCCACTGACGTAACGGCGCGAGAAGCCAGCGCCTGGTGGACAG
Encoded proteins:
- a CDS encoding helix-turn-helix transcriptional regulator; this encodes MARPQMLKLPEVLTEIGMSRAAFYRMRARGKAPRIIKLPNGQLRVRRSDLDTWLTGCEELAA
- a CDS encoding tyrosine-type recombinase/integrase — translated: MLTYDVDIWSIRNRKGRPKPFELRWRVGSRAHSRSFKLKTQAEGRSSQLMGALRAREQFDEATGLPAAELAALNSPTWFEHAKAYALMKWPKAAAKHRASIAEALATITPALVTSFRGAPEPKVQREALYAWAFRAIRREDGTMVCRADDQEPPAEVAAALEWLAQNSMKVTEAARPENLRTALNALSLKLNGAPAADNTVHRKRMVLSNALRYAVERDIVQVNPLARVDWSAPDKDDEIDFRYVPGPKQTASLIAAVREQGTRGEHLAPFFGCLYYAAMRPSEIADLREGDCHLPATGWGELTLGGSRPEVGAGWTDDGSSYEQRGLKRRARKATRPVPIPPVLVGTLRDHIARYGTAADGRIFSAVRGGRVSSTEYSGVWDAAREAALSPAEAASPLADVPYSLRHAGVSLWINAGVDPVEVARRAGHSIAVLFRFYAKILRGQQARANQLIDQRLSSEDEG